The nucleotide window ATTATACATATCCTCGGTGGCATGGTCACCGATATCTTCAGAAAATTCGATTGTCTTTCACCTTTGGCGTTATTAGATGTACACTAGgtataatatttttgaattcTATTCAAGTTCACAACAAGACACGAGTCGTAATCTCCCTCACCTACTGGCCCTGTAATCGTTATAATCGTTAatcatactctctctctctctctctctctctctctctctctctctctctctctctctctctctctctctctctctctccgcgtTTTGACTACAATCGAAAGTCGATCCCATAGTGACAGATTTATCATTTTGCACTACTAGCACTCCTCTATCACTTCAGACCATCAAGTAATACGGCTACCAATCCCGTGGGCCCAAGTAAATCTGAATCAGAATCGGCTTTCAAAATGCTTAGAGTCTTAATCATTTCTGTGAATACACTACGGACTATTTTGACGAATTTCGCGGATCTGAAGATATCAGCACCGGCATGCAATCAAAGAATGGCTTCAAACGAGGTTATCTCGGACACAGACAGGGGAAAATCGGCCACGTTAGTGACTTCCTGGGCATACTGTATGTACGgaaaacattcaattttgaCGTTGTTTGAAACTATTTCGAAATGTCCAATTTGTCATCCAGATAGGTGACCCCTGAACAGCAACGGCAAAGATGCTGCCGTCCTTGCTCAGGCTGCGAGTCGCGTCTTCTACGCTTCGTTCTTGGAAACGTTTATGTTAATTGTAGGTCATGAAACAAatgttttcaccaccttacTTGACAGTTGATAGCTTTTTGTGAACCAAAGGTTTATATTCACTACACGTGTGATCTCCGACGGCTGTTGATGCTGCAAGCTCTGAATGGTCGCCGACTCAAAGAAACGATTGGGATAATGCAATAGCACTACAGCAACCAGACTAGTCACCAgttacaaaaaaatattatccTTACAGTTAAATCTTTCTACGCATCAGTGACCTATTTATCTCCCAAACCGAGGGAGGGAAGAATTAACTAGTACTCGCTGATCATTGAACTCAGCCAAGTCGACGAGTCTTTGGAGGGCGCCTGAGGACAGCGCCACCTACAGATACGCTGAAACTGCTGCTGCTTTCAGTACCGTACTGCATGCAGTGTTGAGGTCCCACTTGTGTGTACTGTGCGCATGACTGATTTTGAACACATTTATGTGCAGAGtgataaatgttttaattgGAACAAAAAAGTCTTGAACATGTAAATTCTAATTTCGTTTTCAGCGACAATCAGAGAGCGATAGATAGGgttaaaaatcaacattttgttttcCTTCCTAGGTGTCTTACAAATGGTGCAATGGCGaggttttttattttatttgataaaacAAGCTTTGAGAGAAATGTCGGCATGAAGAACTTTGTATTCGATCAACCAGTTTATCGATATATCTACCTATCCGCGTGACAATAATTCCATTTTTCCTCTGCAGCTGATCTTATGAAATCACGACGATGTATAGAAAAAGTGTAATAACATATTGGCTTTTATATTGTTGGCTGATGTTCAAAGTATCCGCACCATAGTTTGCCCTGTCACGAATCTTGTTCAGTATCGTGTGATAAATAGTTATTGCACGAGCGATGGTGgtatctcagagagagagagagagagagagagagagagagagagagagagagagagagagagaggagaggagagagagagagagagagagagagagagagagagagagagagagagagagagagagagattatttTGCACTATCTATATCAATTATTTAGGCTAACTGTAATATTGTCAATGTCTAAAATTTTGTTGTCACTCAGATTTGGAAAAGTTTACGGAACAAATGTATTTGatgcacatacacatacaaatacatTCTGTTTTACGAATTCACACGTCGAGTTTGTGAGGGCGCTCTATAAGGTGAGATTGGAGTCTTTATAACGTTACGGTTTAAATCTATTGAAGTTTTGGTGAAGTTACATATTAACTGGGATGGCTTGGCAGCCGGCTGGTTAATCCTGAAATTGTGTTGTGCAATCAAGGTTAATATTCACTCCCAGGAAAAGAAGTTTTGTGATTTGCGTAAGCCCGACTTATgaattaaggggagacccatttgatgtCTTGCGGGGGACAGGGGGGTTGGAGTATTTGGGGAAATTTTGTCCCTGCAATAGAAAGAATACAATGCTTCCAGGGAGGTTATTTTACAAATCATGAGCTTTACATAAAGCAGTAAAATTTACTACCGTTCCTGGTATTTCTGAATTCATGACTAATTATTATATATCGTAATTTTTTGAAGTACATTCATATCATATGTAGGTATATTGGATGTATATTAGACCTACCTATATGTTGAAtatcgagaaaaaaaaagattcactTGTATAGAGATTGTCACTATTTGCATTCTTTGTTCTGGGAAAAATTGCTTTACCTCTACcaggcaaaagaaaaattacttCCAAATATCACTTGGCAAGAAAATACGATTTCACATGGGTCAAAACAGTTTGCTTTTGTACCCATTTcttccacacacacacatcccTCAGTATAAAATAGTTGATCCCTTATTACCCAATGGCAAAGTTAAAATCAAGGGGAAAGTCCGGTCTGGGGGATCACTCAAAGGTTACATTTGCATGCAACGTGTAAGAGAGTGTGGGATTTCCTTTCTGTGACCCCCTCGGGTTTGCTGCCCTCCATATTCGTACCCAAGATTTGAATATTGGCCTTGTATTTGGGATTAGCAAGCCTCGTTGTAGTTATTACACAGAGTTGTGGTGTTGAGaagattaaaatgtttattcacCTCTAGATGCTTCACCTTTGGCAGCTTTCTTGCTGGGAAATCCCATTGCACTTGTTTGTTTAAAAGAGCAATTTGTACGAGCAGCTCATTAGCTACAAGAGCATGGCTTCATATACCGTTTCTACAGACCCGCTGCGGATCGTCATGTTTCTCGGATCGGTACGTGAAACTCGCGCGGGACACCGAGTTGCCAAATTTATGGAAGCCCAATTACAGAAGACTGGTCACGAAATCAGTATCTTCGGTAGGTACCTCTATCCAGGACAAATATCTTAAACAACAATAATCATGCATGGTTATTTTTTAACGCGTCTGACAGAATACCGACCTCTAAACCTTGTCTAAAAACACACTCGACACTAACCTTTATGTAAGCATAGGCAGTAAAGGGGTGACGACCCTTTATACTGCCTATGATGTAAGATCTATATTGGCCCAGGTTATCTATTTCAGTTTCAATGTCAGGTTTACAAACGAGCGCTGAGCATTGTTTCGATAAATGATGGAGGGTCAACTTCACACACAGTCCCTTGATGCATGATTGAGACCAATGGCCCTGGTACCTTACAGGCTATTACGCTTAAAGCGTAGAATACACCcggccccggggacagatattcggactctcaaacttttacattgcttttctgatctaccacttgtcggggtacattttaaagctgttggtgtaagaaaaattttcagcgTCTTAGTTTTTCGCAAAATCGAAAATATTAGTTTTGTCCATAGAGatggcagcaattttgaatttgaatatcgggaaatcttgggttatttgtttctctagtaccaaactttgcacggtgacccctgacttttactcttgattttgaaagagtgtgGTGGAAAGATGCCTTGaaaagagtttgagcaaaagtttaagtctttcactttcgaggcacattgTTCCAAATGCAGTAACTTTAAAATTACGTTTGCCTTCCTATTCGATAAGGGTACTGAAATTATCGTTTCTATGATGCAACTTCTTTGTGTTCTTGATGCTAAGGGATCGATCATTATATTTGAAAGGTGCTAAAAGCGGAAAAAGTCTGCGGGTAGGAAATGGCTGAAAATTTGCCACCTTGAACTTGAGCCTAAGCCAAAAATCGGCTTATGCATCTGAGAAAATGCGACATTGTATTATACGCATGCCAGCTCTGAAAAATTCAGTACTCTTAATTTTTGCTATGGTACACTGTACTGTCACACAATGCCATGGCCACATGCACATCGCACGATAACCCTTCACTTCAGTTTTGCTCGATAACAAGAACATATTGCGATTTTAACGAGTAATCGCAACATATGAAATACATGCACATAGGTTATTTTCGCAAATGTGCGATCCGGTTTTGCAAATcctaatttttgcaaaatcataTTATTCGTTTATGACTGTTGCAAAGTCATGGAAGTCATTACCTATTTCGAGCACTTGGAGGCGCTCTATGTGACCCAGATAGTCTGAAAATCGAAAGTGCAAGTCTGTTCTGCACGGTTTGCTGCGTGACATTGTGAGTAACTTTGCCGATCCAGAAGATTTACTCAACAAGATGACTGCATATAAAGTTTCCACAGTCCCTCTTAGGGTCGTAATGTTCCTTGGTACGGTGCGTGAGAATCGTTTGGGACTCAGAGTGGCCAGATTTATGGAAGCTCAGTTGGAAAAGACGGGACACGAAGTCAACTTTTTCGGTATGTATTAAAAACGCCGCCGTATACACAGCCGCTCTCAGACACTGTGAAAAGGGTCGAGATAATTTCTGTGCTCGGACTTATACCCCTCCAGTCAAAGATTATGAACTGACGTGCATAGCTTTTCAAAGGGACCCAATTCAGCTTTGGAAGCAGTACCCCTCTTCCATTGAGATGAGTGGGTGTATCGACAGAACACGGGAATTTGTTCAGATGGTAGGCTGTTACGCAACGCAAGCATACTGTATGAACAGTCACGGTCCAGGTCAACGCCATACCGAATGTGAATACAACAGCAATATCGCGTGTCATGTCCATAGTAAGTTTTTGCATCGATTTAATTTTTACTCCAAAGTGCCCTACAGAAACGTTCCTGATACTTTAATAGTGAAGTGACGTAGTAGCTAGTGTGTGACCAGAATTTTTACATTGAAGTTCAGGATTATCGCACAGTGTCCGGATGGAAGCCCCGGATACTTTTGCACTTACAAGTTACAGGACAAATTTCCCAAAGAAGGCCTATGCATATCTGTGTTGCGAAGGCGTGCAGTAAGCTCTAAACTGGTGAAGACATATTTGCattatgcgattattttttgttttttcagttaattaattaattaattaaacaatttatttatttgtttgtttatttatttatttatttatttatttatttacttatttatttattaggaatgcctGATGAATAAACTACATTATTAGCTTCAAAAAGGTCAaagaataacatactaaaaatttaagaaattaaaaaaatgagatgttgataaatcagtatgaaaAAAAGAACACCAAAAAACAGTTTGGAGGACAATCTGCCAAAAAAAGCATTTCTGATGTCAATTTTAAACTGAGCATATAATTAAAGAAATAGAAATTTGGATGGGACAGTGACAAATTGTGGAAAGTCTTCATTCATTTATTGATATGTAAGAAATAAGATACATTTGGTATATATTACTGTTGCTGcacagaaaatacatttttaataggAAGTTACAACCTGACAAGGGTACTATCACCACCAATGTTATTAAAATcttattttaatcagattgtaccACTACCAGTTCGATATTAATACGCCCAATGTAAAAGGATAGCCTAATAGCTGATAGTATAGCTAGCCAGACTAAAAACATGTACCTTTGTACTCGGACAGCCTTGGTATGAAAACTAAGTATTATATTATTGAATTAGGCGTAAAGTTTTTCGTTGAGTCACCCCGACCTTTTCCATCCAGCAGAAGTTTGATTTAGTCTGGACAGTCGTGGAGGTAGCTCGCCTTGAACAACTACGACACTTaatgacaaaagaaaacaacattttgacGTAAACGATAACAATATGGATGGAGACAACTACCTATGGGTCCTTCTGTTCCATATAATTTCAAGCGCATTCAGGGTTCACAATTTGGAACACTTGGGGGCGCTCTATTTGAGACTGGAGCCAGCCATGTATTAACCCATGACAAATTATACCTATCAGTAAAGCTTAGGTTTTTGTGGTGTACCTTCGGCGAGATTTTCTCAACAGAATGGCTGCATATAAAGTTTCCACAGGCCCACTACGGGTCGTCTTATTCCTTGGTACGGTACGTGAGAATCGCTTAGGACTCCGAGTTGCCAAATTTATGAAAGCTCAGCTGGAGAAGACGGGGCACGAAGTTAGCTTTTTCGGTAAGTGTAACGCCGTATGACAGCCGCTATACGGGTATGACAAAGTTGTCGCGATAGTTTCTACACGATCGCCTATGCCCTGCACAGTTAAACATTGCGTATTGTCGTCTCATAACATTGGAAAGAGACCGAGATGAGTTTTGGATGGCCCTCCCTCGGCATCGAGACGGGCACGGCCATGATTTAAATTTATTGACATGTGTGGAGAGGGAAGCCATGCATCGCCATTTTCAGGCACACACAGTTACTGTGATCAcaggtgggtggagggactgtgctgtgAAGTTAGGTCGTGCACGGACGCAAATCCAATCGAAGGTTATATGCTACAACAGTCGCCGTCCCTGTTAAGTACTCGACAGTAAATATTTGCGGGAATGCGAAGGAATTTTGCAAGGGTTTGAAGTTAGGCTTCCGAGAAAAACTGACGCATTCCTTGCTGAAGTGAAACAAGAAATGACTGCAAAATTCCCCAAGGGGTGCTTGATGATACGAGTTAATGATTTCGCTGATTATCATGCTTTGATTCTTATATCTGCAATTCCTGCGTTCACACAAAGTAAGACTTAATGTTTTCATGGTGGATATGGCCTGGATTGAGAGACATCGTTGTGTCATAGACATAGACTCAGTAGAAGCGAAACCCTCTTCTACTGTCAATTGTTTGTTTCTAACACCCTATATGTTGTTTTGTACGCCAGGCTCTAGTGCAAACATATCTAACCTTTGTCTCACAATGGTGAGATAAACTTGACATTCCATCAATTTACATACAAGTGTATGAAGCAGATATTGTACTTGAACCACAGACTGGATCGTGCTTGAACCCAGCCCATGAAGGCTTCCTATTTCAGATCCGCAGGAGAGCATCATATGATTGCTCGCTCCAACAAGTGTGTGTATAAACTCAAGGCTCTTGAATCGCACATTATATCCACAAGAAAAGCAGATTGTAGTGCCCACTCACAGACCCTCCtggtgatggagggactgtggcccaTTGCATGCAATGATACATGTGACAATGTGAACAAACAAGAAGATGTCCGctacattttgtatttgcttttgtcacCCCTGAGGCCTGCTTGACATTTTAATCACCGTGCCTAGATATATTTATGCTGGTATCAATGGTCACTGCATAGCAACCATAGGTATTGCTGTACACAATTGTGTCCAGGAGACATTTACATATCTGGATATTTACAGaacaaatatgtttttaattatttcatGGTGATTTGAAAACATCATATCTTTGTATCATTTCAAAGAGTCATTACATGAGCATGATGGTGTAAGTAACAATGTGTGAGGCCAGAAGAATTAATTGACtggtgtttatatatatatatatatatatatatatatatatatatatatatatatatatatatatatatatatatatatatatatatatatatatatatatatatatacatacatacatgagttggtttcaaaatgttgccaccaaaacaaatattatttatcaatctttaacaccacctacaaatagaatggttcgtcccaatcatatatgtaagaatgtcgagctagtaatcctttcacttctatctgaggattgcaagatgcatgaaacttaagtaatagatttcattactttgtacttacagtaatttgtttatttatatatatatatatatatatatatatatatatatatatatatattatatatataaatatacacatatacacacacacacacacacacacacacacacatctatGAAATTAATGAATTAATTATTGGACATTGATGAATTAATTgattaaattattcaaagaaaaatcagtGGATTAGTCAGCAGATTTTGATCTCAATTTTGTATGGCcacaaatttttttattcagaccACTGGAAATATTTTTCTTGTGGTCTACACAGACcaccattttaaaatttgatttggcaCCTGATAATGAACTGGTCGCCTACTTACCTGTAAGCACTacagaaaaaattattaaatttgcgCATTTATACAGTGCAACAAATGCATAGTAGTTTTAAAAAGGTCTTTTGAAGATtccaaaaataaactttgacatgAGAAGGATGTTTACATGCTATCACCAGGGGATTAATATAGCTGGTATTGCATGAAGGGAGTAATATAATGGAAGTGTGTAGaattcatttatattttgtgaAGAATGCATTATCAGATGTACTGTGTGGATATTAAACCATTCTATTTTAGAATTAATGAACACTAGGATTGACTCGGCAACTTTTGAATTGGAAGAATAATTATAATCTATAATGTCTGCCATTTGTTAACTGTATGAGGCAGAAATGAGATACCGGTAGTTAATTTTTATAGCAAAACAGTGAGCCACATTTTAAGTGTCGGAATGAATCCCTGAAAGCATACATACAGCAAAATATGGAAGGAATTAGAGCACTTACATTTATTATGTATGTACTTGAGTTGTATTCTATAATTTGTATGATTGAATTGCTGAACTGATAGGTGGTCTGGTAATATCAGTTATTAGGATAAAGATGCTGCCTGATTTAGATAAGGGGGCACGGGTCTGGACTCTGTAACAAACAACATGCCGTTTTATCCATGTCAAGAGAATAAATAAACCTTCAACCCTCGCACCGCCATGGTTTTtgtccaaatccattgttatcagtgtTGATTGTGGACCTTTACACAGGGTATTGGGGCGAAGAGGTTAACTCAGTTTgtcacatttttttaaaccataAGCAATGTACAAACATAACAGGAAAAGTGTAGAGACACTTGTGGAAATCCCTCATGTAAGAAGATCAATTGCTATTGTGTGCCTGCCAATGAGTTTAGATTATGAGGATGTTTTTGTGTCAACAGTGCATGAATTATAATGTGCTGCAGCTCTACCTGCTCAGTGATTCCTTCTTAAAAAATAGATGTGCCATGTCTGCAAAAATATTCACACAGCTACTGATTCTTTTGAAGCGTTCCATCACAGACCCTGTGTGATGTCACTGGTGATTGATAGACTCTGCATGGTTTCATATAGGCAGGTACAGTCGTGTGTGTCTGTAACAGCCAGCATGGACAGTTATTGACAATCCCTTGTGCCTTCTTTGAACAAAAACTACTGACACGACGCAGCCAGCAGTGTCATAGGTGAATGCCGTTGAATATACAAGTAGATATGGATTGAGTGCCTTAACAGACACCAGTGCCAACAGACACGAGCTGTGCCAGTTCTGGCTTTTTACTGTCTGTTACACGAGGAAACAATTATCGCCACAACAGCGTCCAGCTGTTGACAGTCAAGGCTAAAAGACAACAAGGGACTAAGAAAGACCGCCGAAAGTGTAttgtatatatctatatatcaatGTGGCACTGGATGCAGTTGAGATTCAAACAAATAGCAATCTGTGTCCTGTGgcaatatatgtaaaatgtatatgCTATTAAACATGGTAATTCTATTAGCTGTTCTGTGAAAGTGATGTGTATCACAACTCAATCAAGACTGCCCAGCTCGAGTCTGCTTTAATTGTCATCATAATTTGATATTACAGTCAGACATCCATCGTTTCCCGCAAATACCTTCCTACCGctataatttatttcaaaaatactgTCTCCTTATCATTTACCCACAAATTCGATATACTTTACTTTTAAATTAGCAAGCCAATGATGGGTTGTACTGTTTAAGTGTGCTTTTTTTAAGCCAATATATTTTGTCTCTCATATCTTCAATACAGGGTGCGAAGCTTTTGCCCTGAAGTCAAAATAGCCAATATACTTTGTGTCTCATATCTTCGATAAAGGGTTTAAGTTAATGTGTTCAGTGTAGAGCTTTTTCCCTGAAGTCAAAGTAGTCAGAGTAAATGAAAAAACCGTTGATTTACAGCGTTCTCTGAATTTACAAAGTAACCTGTTATCTATTGTGTGTTACATAGTGCCATGTCATTTGAAGAACTCTATTTGTCTGCATTGGGCAACTTCTCTGCTCACCAGAAAGTTCTGCAGTGCAATGGAGGTTATAAGGTATTTGAAAAGTCGTGAAAACATTTACAGTGTTGCAGCCtggacgcgcccttgcgacatTGTCCCCAAAATCGAACCTGTTCTGCCATAGGTCACCTTGGACGCATTCAAGAGTGGACTTTGTTGGGTTGGGTAGGGTAACCATGGTTgggtgtagtctgcaagtaatatctgatactgacaatgacctttgttttgtaggattattttgaggcttatattTTCGTACTTTCGGAGTTGTGATtagaattaattaattaaaacacTTCGCTTGATATTATAACTTGCTGGTAGTCTGACGGAGCTCTCTGATTGGCGGCAGATAGGTATAATAGCTGCTACAATTACTTGCCTAAAAATGAAGCATTGTGAAGCGGTCCCAGTAGCTcgacttttgttttgtgaacccaatttgttacaaaagaataaaatttgaataaccACGGAATCATGCTAtcccaaaaatgggaaaaatgtcccccaaaataaaCTGCAGGGGGTCAGACTGTCCCCTGTGTTCAAATTCCTTGCTACAACACTGCATTTAAAGCAATATGTTGATTTTGATTATTCAGCATTTTTTTTGTGCAGGCTGGTACCCCAATAAATTTTTCTAGGATTCCCCAGCAGTCATGTTACTAGGGTTGCCCATAGAATACCAATGCAACTATGTGAGAGGACAACAGAATGATACCAGGGTTCTCTAGCTTTCTTCCTAAACCTCAACAAATAAAccaaattcaaatttgaaaaaattacaaaaaatatgaaaattttactaaaaaatgttgggtttgaaattgtgactcaCCCCACTATacgaatttttatttattttgtagtaaatgaaatgaaaagtgacccatgcgggactcggaCCCACATCCCCGAATACATTttggatgctctaccaactgaactaatggatcagtcggaaTTACTGTGGTCAGTCCTGTCACTTAGATGGGGCTCTTCATTTAATGCTAATGAGTTTAGCCAAAAACTCACTATACACGCACATGAAATGATGAGCCCCATCTAAGTGACAGGACCGACCACAGTAAttccgactgatccattagctcagttggtagagcatcagAAATGTATTCGGGGAATGTGGGTtagagtcccgcatgggtcacttttcatttcatttactacaAAAAAAAAGTTGTTTAGTCATACTTTTGTACAATGCATATTACCACAGTGTTCATATGCATTATTGAATTTCATTCACAGATCCTCTGGAAATGAAATTTCCGTTACTGGAAAAGCCGATCTTTCACTTCCCGAAGGACCGCAGTGGTGCCCCGGAATGGCTTATCGAAGCGGAGAAGAAAGTGAAGGAAGCGGATGCGTACCTGATTGTGACCGGTGAATACAACCACTCCATCCCTCCTGCTCTGTCCAATATGATGGATTATTTTGGAGGCAGTTCCTATAGTTACAAACCAAGCGGTATTGTCTGCTACTCCCCAGGTCAGTAAGGCTGTGTGAACTAGTGCAGACTTCACGCTTTCTCATTATCCACAGTAAATTTTAATTAAGGGGCATAGGCAAATCTGTTGGGGCATGAACTGGGGAGATTTTTAAATTTACCTTTATCTGTCACTGGTTCTCGCACATGAGAATGTGTAAAGTGCTCATTAACATTTTGTCAATCTTTGATTGTCATCGTAATTCTTTATCAATTACATAAATTTTATGTTAGATGAAATCTGATAATAAAGTGGGGCCTTTACGCCTCCCTTTTTGTCTtagcttttttatttttcatggtaACATCACTTGTCGTGACAAGAAATTGTATTGTTGTATGGTGGCCAGCTTAACTTCAAAGACTACAATTCAGTGTATATCATATGAGAAAAGAAATCTTTAGATATTTAAATGATATttaaaagagaaacaaaaaatagaAGACAGTTGaagtattattttttatatatttgaatCAGGCTAGAagtatgagaaaaaaaattcataacataGAAGTAGATACAAAAACAGCCTATCGTTAAAAAATTCAGCATAAAATATTCCTCCAGTGCCTGCACTGTAATGAGTCaacatatgtacacacatagATAGTCTTTATATAAAAATTCTGAGATCTCTTAATTCTGTTTATAAAGTTAAAAACACTTACGCAATAACTCTCCAAAAGACAATACATCATAAGCAACAAAACGTGGTACTAATACTACAGCGCCTCAAAAGATTTAAAAGGCATCCTTTACGCCACACAAATTTTTGTAAAAGAGTACTTTGTAAAGTTGGACCAAAGCTGATAGCAGTTTAAATTTGTACAAAATGATTTCAATAATCTAGTTTTCACCTGGCTAGAACAGTAAGCAAACTTCctgaaaagaattgtaacagACATGGCCAAGTTCATCAGTAAAGTTAATTTTCAAGCCAATGTGTTCTTTCCTTTATCAAACTAGGGATCTACGGTGGAATGAGGTCAGCCATGCAACTCCGAGCCTTCCTCGGTGAGCTTGGCTGTCTCAGCGTCTCCAACATCTTTGGAATTCCCAAAGTCCATGAAGCCCTGGATGAGAACGGAAAACCGCTCAACGATCACATGGAATCCGGTGCCAAGCGGCTGATCACCCAGTTGGACTGGCACGCCAATTCAATGAGAAACCATCGCAGCAATTTTGGTACCCCTTAAAAAGTACGATGTCCGACTGAAATATGTCATAGTTAACCAAGAACGTTAGACTTCATTTGCTCATTGCTGCTTGatcaatttaaataaaattcaatttgattattacgtttaaggtagaatgcgcctcggggacagatattcagactctcaaatttttacaattcttttatgatctaccactagtggggctcattttaaagttcttggagtaagaacaattttcaatgtcttatttttttgaaaatcagaagttttat belongs to Ptychodera flava strain L36383 chromosome 17, AS_Pfla_20210202, whole genome shotgun sequence and includes:
- the LOC139115778 gene encoding quinone reductase-like isoform X3, which produces MASYTVSTDPLRIVMFLGSVRETRAGHRVAKFMEAQLQKTGHEISIFDPLEMKFPLLEKPIFHFPKDRSGAPEWLIEAEKKVKEADAYLIVTGEYNHSIPPALSNMMDYFGGSSYSYKPSGIVCYSPGIYGGMRSAMQLRAFLGELGCLSVSNIFGIPKVHEALDENGKPLNDHMESGAKRLITQLDWHANSMRNHRSNFGTP
- the LOC139115778 gene encoding quinone reductase-like isoform X1 is translated as MAAYKVSTGPLRVVLFLGTVRENRLGLRVAKFMKAQLEKTGHEVSFFDPLEMKFPLLEKPIFHFPKDRSGAPEWLIEAEKKVKEADAYLIVTGEYNHSIPPALSNMMDYFGGSSYSYKPSGIVCYSPGIYGGMRSAMQLRAFLGELGCLSVSNIFGIPKVHEALDENGKPLNDHMESGAKRLITQLDWHANSMRNHRSNFGTP
- the LOC139115778 gene encoding quinone reductase-like isoform X2, which produces MTAYKVSTVPLRVVMFLGTVRENRLGLRVARFMEAQLEKTGHEVNFFDPLEMKFPLLEKPIFHFPKDRSGAPEWLIEAEKKVKEADAYLIVTGEYNHSIPPALSNMMDYFGGSSYSYKPSGIVCYSPGIYGGMRSAMQLRAFLGELGCLSVSNIFGIPKVHEALDENGKPLNDHMESGAKRLITQLDWHANSMRNHRSNFGTP